The following are encoded together in the Proteiniphilum saccharofermentans genome:
- the pnuC gene encoding nicotinamide riboside transporter PnuC, protein MQTIEIIGAVIGLLYLYLEYNANKWLWPVGVLMPIVYVWIFFQSKFYADMGINVYYFFASIYGWARWTKHKSEGSGLPIRHTPRRYIIPILTIGTALFAAIAFILIRFTDSPVPYGDSFTTALSILGMWLLAHKYVEQWWFWFFVNIISCGLYVWKGLYPTSILFAIYSVISVFGYLKWKRMMSSETTAERQIG, encoded by the coding sequence ATGCAAACCATTGAAATTATCGGTGCCGTTATCGGACTACTCTATCTGTATCTGGAATACAATGCCAACAAATGGTTGTGGCCGGTGGGTGTACTGATGCCCATTGTGTATGTCTGGATATTCTTCCAGAGTAAGTTCTATGCCGATATGGGAATTAATGTTTACTACTTCTTCGCCAGTATCTACGGATGGGCACGATGGACAAAGCATAAGTCAGAAGGGTCGGGGTTGCCGATCCGCCATACACCCCGCCGTTATATCATACCGATTTTGACAATAGGCACTGCACTTTTTGCGGCTATCGCCTTTATTCTGATCCGATTTACCGACAGTCCCGTTCCCTATGGAGACAGTTTCACTACAGCACTCAGTATCCTGGGCATGTGGTTACTGGCCCACAAATACGTGGAGCAATGGTGGTTCTGGTTCTTCGTGAATATTATCTCCTGCGGATTGTATGTATGGAAAGGGCTCTACCCTACTTCTATTCTTTTTGCTATCTACTCAGTAATTTCTGTTTTTGGATATTTAAAATGGAAACGGATGATGAGCAGTGAAACAACTGCTGAAAGGCAAATCGGTTGA
- a CDS encoding lipoate--protein ligase, translated as MIYIVNKSTDPAYNIALEEFCFKELKQFDKIFILWINEPAIIVGKHQNTQAEINNRFVQENGIHVVRRITGGGAVYHDLNNLNYTIISNEEEGENDFDFKTFSQPVIETLAELGAQAEFSGRNDITIDGKKICGNAQAYVGNRVMHHGCLLFDTDLSILAKALEVSKETVDFKGVKSVRSRVDNILPNLPVKITVHEFADKILSQMKRKFPEMKEYHFSENEKNEIEKARQEKFANWEWTYGHNPVAEVVRKKRYSAGRIQVFLNIGNGRIKAIRFYGTFFGKNGDLAVPQHALKGVIYTSSEVKKALATLDISQYFAGFSLDELTEAIVD; from the coding sequence ATGATATATATTGTCAATAAAAGTACTGACCCCGCTTATAATATTGCGTTGGAAGAGTTTTGTTTCAAGGAGTTGAAACAGTTCGACAAGATTTTTATTCTTTGGATCAATGAACCGGCTATCATCGTCGGAAAGCATCAGAACACACAGGCAGAGATCAACAACCGCTTTGTCCAGGAAAACGGGATTCATGTGGTACGGCGCATTACCGGAGGTGGAGCGGTTTATCACGACCTGAATAATCTGAATTATACTATCATCTCCAATGAAGAGGAGGGAGAAAATGATTTCGATTTCAAGACTTTCTCACAACCGGTTATAGAGACACTGGCCGAATTGGGTGCTCAAGCTGAATTTTCCGGCAGGAACGATATTACTATCGACGGCAAAAAGATCTGTGGCAATGCGCAGGCTTATGTGGGTAACCGGGTTATGCATCACGGCTGCCTGCTGTTCGATACCGATTTGAGTATACTTGCCAAAGCACTGGAAGTATCCAAAGAGACGGTCGATTTTAAAGGGGTAAAATCTGTTCGTAGCCGGGTAGATAACATCCTGCCCAATCTTCCGGTAAAGATCACCGTCCATGAGTTTGCAGATAAGATATTGTCGCAGATGAAACGGAAGTTTCCCGAAATGAAAGAATATCATTTTAGTGAAAATGAAAAAAATGAGATTGAAAAAGCCCGTCAGGAAAAGTTTGCCAACTGGGAATGGACTTATGGGCATAACCCGGTGGCAGAGGTAGTTCGTAAAAAGCGTTATTCTGCGGGACGAATACAAGTCTTTCTCAATATCGGAAATGGCCGGATAAAGGCAATCCGTTTCTACGGTACCTTTTTCGGGAAGAACGGTGATTTAGCTGTGCCGCAGCACGCCTTAAAAGGGGTGATATACACTTCTTCGGAGGTGAAAAAGGCACTGGCAACTCTTGATATTTCCCAATATTTTGCAGGATTCTCTCTTGACGAACTTACTGAAGCAATCGTGGATTGA